Proteins encoded together in one Roseibacterium elongatum DSM 19469 window:
- the cysE gene encoding serine O-acetyltransferase, with the protein MARTRSHPTELDPVWRRITDEAEAAIAAEPLLGGLVHACILHHASLEDALAYRMAQKLASGDMSEQLLREIADAAHAADPSLGQAARADITAVNDRDPACHRYIQPLLFFKGFQAVQAYRVAHWLWREGRADMAYFMQMRISEVFSVDIHPAARVGRGIMIDHAHSIVIGETAVVGDNVSMLHSVTLGGTGKEEEDRHPKIGDGVLIGAGAKVLGNIHVGHCSRVAAGSVVLAEVPACTTVAGVPAKIVGEAGCDQPSLSMDHLFAGGSKKG; encoded by the coding sequence ATGGCCCGCACCCGCAGCCATCCCACGGAACTGGACCCGGTCTGGCGCCGGATCACCGATGAGGCCGAGGCCGCCATCGCCGCCGAGCCGCTCTTGGGCGGGTTGGTGCATGCCTGTATCCTGCATCATGCGAGCCTCGAGGATGCGCTGGCCTACCGGATGGCGCAGAAACTGGCCTCGGGCGACATGTCGGAACAGCTCTTGCGCGAGATCGCGGACGCCGCCCATGCCGCCGATCCGTCGCTGGGGCAGGCGGCGCGCGCCGATATCACCGCCGTCAACGACCGCGACCCGGCCTGCCACCGCTATATCCAGCCCTTGTTGTTCTTCAAGGGATTCCAGGCCGTGCAGGCCTATCGCGTGGCCCATTGGCTGTGGCGCGAGGGACGCGCGGACATGGCCTATTTCATGCAGATGCGCATTTCCGAGGTGTTCTCGGTCGATATTCACCCGGCCGCGCGGGTCGGCCGTGGGATCATGATCGACCACGCCCATTCCATCGTCATCGGCGAGACGGCGGTGGTGGGCGACAATGTCTCGATGTTGCATTCGGTGACGCTGGGCGGGACCGGCAAGGAAGAGGAAGACCGCCACCCCAAGATCGGCGACGGCGTGTTGATCGGGGCCGGGGCCAAGGTGTTGGGCAACATCCATGTGGGCCATTGCAGCCGTGTCGCGGCCGGGTCGGTCGTGCTGGCCGAGGTGCCGGCCTGCACCACGGTGGCCGGCGTGCCCGCCAAGATCGTGGGCGAGGCGGGGTGCGATCAGCCGTCGCTGAGCATGGATCACCTCTTTGCCGGCGGGTCCAAGAAAGGCTGA
- a CDS encoding NlpC/P60 family protein yields MSGPEIVSAARRWLGTPYLHQASCRGAGTDCLGLILGIWRERFGALPEAVPGYTPDWSEAAREERLWQAARRHMREKPVAQAAMGDVLLFRMRAGGVAKHMGVQGEVATGAETFIHAYSGRGVVESRLSGPWARRVVARFAFPERI; encoded by the coding sequence ATGAGCGGCCCCGAGATCGTCAGTGCCGCGCGGCGCTGGCTGGGCACGCCCTATCTGCACCAGGCTTCGTGCCGGGGGGCGGGGACGGATTGCCTTGGGCTGATCCTCGGGATCTGGCGCGAGCGGTTCGGCGCACTACCCGAGGCGGTGCCGGGCTATACGCCCGACTGGTCCGAGGCCGCGCGCGAGGAACGCCTGTGGCAGGCCGCGCGCCGGCACATGCGCGAAAAACCCGTGGCGCAGGCCGCGATGGGCGACGTGCTGCTGTTCCGCATGCGGGCGGGCGGCGTGGCGAAACACATGGGCGTGCAGGGCGAGGTGGCCACCGGGGCCGAGACCTTCATCCACGCCTATTCGGGCCGGGGCGTCGTCGAAAGCCGCCTGTCCGGCCCCTGGGCGCGGCGCGTCGTGGCGCGCTTTGCCTTTCCTGAAAGGATCTGA
- a CDS encoding DUF2793 domain-containing protein, with product MTDTPNLSLPMLAPAQAQKHVTVNEALGRLDGLAQLVLTSVSETTPPASAPEGTCYGVPAGAVNDWAGQAGTVAIALGGGWVFAPARRGWRATVLDAGAPAIFDGAGWRMGALTLSPGGAALAMRAVEMEVTLTPGASVTTPIAFPARAIAFGVTGGSWRRSPARRRPGALVWRAMRRATARGWAWR from the coding sequence ATGACTGACACGCCCAACCTGAGCCTTCCGATGCTGGCGCCCGCACAGGCGCAGAAACACGTGACCGTGAACGAGGCGCTGGGCCGTCTGGACGGGCTGGCGCAGCTGGTCCTAACCTCGGTCAGCGAGACGACGCCCCCCGCCTCGGCGCCCGAGGGGACATGCTATGGCGTGCCGGCAGGCGCGGTGAACGACTGGGCCGGGCAGGCCGGGACGGTGGCCATCGCGCTGGGCGGCGGCTGGGTGTTTGCGCCCGCGCGGCGGGGCTGGCGCGCGACGGTGCTGGATGCGGGCGCGCCCGCGATCTTCGACGGGGCGGGCTGGCGGATGGGGGCGCTGACGCTCTCGCCCGGCGGCGCGGCTTTGGCGATGCGGGCGGTCGAAATGGAGGTGACGCTGACGCCGGGGGCCTCGGTCACCACGCCGATCGCCTTTCCCGCGCGGGCCATCGCCTTTGGCGTGACGGGCGGGTCGTGGCGGAGATCACCGGCACGGCGACGGCCTGGAGCCTTGGTGTGGCGGGCGATGCGGCGCGCTACGGCTCGGGGCTGGGCCTGGCGGTGA
- a CDS encoding phage major tail protein, TP901-1 family, whose amino-acid sequence MTAQSGKDLLVKVDMDGSGQFETIAGLRATRLSFNAETVDVTSLESTGGWRELLSGAGVRTAAISGSGVFRDANTDERARAIFWSGELPDFQVVIPDFGIIEGPFQITSIEYAGSHDGEASYEMAMASAGALTFTAI is encoded by the coding sequence ATGACGGCTCAAAGCGGTAAGGACCTGCTGGTCAAGGTCGATATGGATGGTTCGGGCCAGTTCGAGACCATCGCCGGGCTGCGCGCGACGCGGCTCAGCTTCAATGCGGAAACGGTGGATGTGACCAGCCTGGAGTCCACCGGCGGCTGGCGCGAATTGCTGTCGGGCGCAGGCGTACGCACGGCCGCGATTTCGGGGTCGGGCGTGTTTCGCGACGCCAATACCGACGAGCGCGCGCGCGCGATCTTCTGGTCGGGCGAGTTGCCGGATTTCCAGGTCGTGATCCCCGATTTCGGCATCATCGAGGGGCCGTTCCAGATCACCTCGATCGAATATGCGGGCAGCCATGACGGCGAGGCCAGCTATGAAATGGCCATGGCCTCGGCCGGCGCGCTGACCTTCACCGCGATCTGA
- a CDS encoding head-tail adaptor protein — translation MSVPNLSRRLTLEAPQRLADGAGGYTENWVPLGRLWAEVAPRGAGREVDVASQVNLRITVRAAPPGAPSRPRPEMRFREGVRIFRIEAVTEGDATGRTLICFAKEETGA, via the coding sequence ATGAGCGTGCCTAACCTGTCGCGCCGCCTGACGCTCGAGGCACCGCAACGGCTGGCCGATGGCGCGGGCGGCTACACCGAAAACTGGGTGCCCCTGGGCCGGCTCTGGGCCGAGGTCGCGCCGCGCGGCGCGGGCCGCGAGGTCGATGTCGCCTCGCAGGTCAATCTCAGGATCACGGTGCGCGCGGCCCCGCCGGGCGCCCCCTCGCGCCCCCGGCCCGAAATGCGGTTCCGCGAGGGCGTGCGGATCTTTCGCATCGAGGCGGTGACCGAGGGCGACGCCACCGGCCGCACGTTGATCTGCTTTGCCAAGGAGGAGACGGGCGCATGA
- a CDS encoding DUF3168 domain-containing protein: MSYAAAASLQAAIYEALSADAQVASLSQGAIYDALPPGPVPALYVNLGPERVRDRSDKTGAGAIHDLPVSVITDGPGFAAAKTLAVAISDALDGAALSLARGRLVSLDFLRARARRAGAGREIEIWFRARIDLV; the protein is encoded by the coding sequence ATGAGTTACGCCGCCGCCGCATCCCTGCAAGCGGCCATCTACGAGGCGCTGAGCGCCGATGCGCAGGTGGCGTCGCTGTCGCAGGGCGCCATCTACGACGCGCTGCCGCCTGGCCCGGTGCCCGCGCTTTATGTCAACCTCGGGCCGGAACGCGTGCGCGACCGCTCGGACAAGACCGGGGCGGGCGCGATCCACGATCTGCCGGTCAGCGTCATCACCGACGGGCCCGGTTTCGCCGCCGCCAAGACGCTGGCCGTCGCAATTTCCGACGCGCTGGACGGTGCGGCGCTGAGCCTGGCGCGCGGGCGTCTCGTCAGCCTGGACTTTCTGCGCGCGCGGGCGCGGCGCGCCGGCGCCGGGCGCGAGATCGAGATCTGGTTTCGCGCGCGGATCGACCTCGTGTGA
- a CDS encoding head-tail connector protein, whose protein sequence is MIPMMMVELTSAQSGVLPIAELADHLRLSRGFTDDADQDARLESCLRAAASAIEARTGKALFRRRFLLTIGHWSTDQAHRLPIAPVAAIDSLTLINRSGAETVIDPAAYHLQEDAHRPQLIATGMRLPPIPTGGSAEIAFTAGFADDWPVMPADLSQALLLLAGEFYGQNVNADEGIPFAVSVLIEPHRSVRLRGAGA, encoded by the coding sequence ATGATACCCATGATGATGGTCGAACTGACCAGCGCGCAAAGCGGCGTCCTACCCATTGCCGAACTGGCAGATCACCTGCGCCTGTCGCGCGGGTTCACCGATGACGCCGACCAGGACGCGCGGCTGGAAAGCTGCCTGCGCGCCGCCGCCTCGGCGATCGAGGCGCGCACCGGCAAGGCGTTGTTCCGGCGGCGGTTCCTGCTGACGATCGGCCACTGGTCCACCGATCAGGCGCACCGCCTGCCGATCGCGCCCGTGGCGGCGATCGACAGCCTGACCCTGATCAATCGCAGCGGGGCCGAGACGGTCATCGACCCCGCCGCCTATCATTTGCAGGAGGACGCGCACCGCCCTCAACTGATCGCCACGGGCATGCGCCTGCCGCCGATCCCGACGGGCGGGTCGGCCGAGATCGCCTTTACCGCCGGGTTTGCCGATGACTGGCCCGTGATGCCCGCCGATCTCAGCCAGGCGTTGCTGCTCTTGGCGGGCGAGTTCTATGGCCAGAACGTGAATGCCGACGAGGGCATCCCGTTTGCGGTGTCGGTCCTGATCGAGCCGCACCGCTCGGTCCGGTTGCGGGGGGCGGGGGCATGA
- a CDS encoding DUF2163 domain-containing protein — MSGAAGLDAHLSTGATNVARCWTLTRTDGARYGFTDHDRDLSFDGVTFRAGTGLSAAALSQTTGLSVDNTEAVGALSDAAITEADIKAGRFDGARIEAWMVQWDAPENRVLQFRGFLGEISRAEGAFTAELRGLAEVLNRPQGRVYQRACSAVLGDAACGFDLSAPGYATEAAPVAVENARVFIFDGALPFEPRWFERGVLHVLDGAGAGLSGAIKRDRLDDQGRRRVELWDSLRADLGPGVTVRLTAGCDKRMETCKLKFANLLNFRGFPDIPGDDWMAAHPARKSQKTGGSLR; from the coding sequence ATGAGCGGGGCGGCGGGGCTGGACGCCCATCTGTCCACCGGCGCGACCAATGTGGCGCGCTGCTGGACGCTGACCCGGACCGATGGTGCGCGCTACGGCTTCACCGACCATGACCGGGACCTGAGTTTCGACGGGGTGACCTTTCGCGCGGGCACCGGCCTGTCGGCGGCGGCACTCAGCCAGACCACGGGCCTGTCGGTCGACAATACCGAAGCCGTGGGCGCCCTGTCGGATGCCGCCATCACCGAGGCCGACATCAAGGCGGGCCGCTTCGACGGTGCGCGGATCGAGGCGTGGATGGTGCAATGGGACGCCCCCGAAAACCGGGTGCTGCAATTCCGCGGTTTCCTGGGCGAGATCAGCCGCGCCGAGGGGGCCTTTACCGCCGAGCTGCGGGGCCTGGCCGAGGTGTTGAACCGGCCGCAGGGGCGCGTCTATCAGCGCGCCTGTTCCGCCGTTCTGGGGGATGCGGCCTGTGGGTTCGACCTCTCCGCGCCCGGGTATGCCACCGAGGCGGCCCCGGTTGCGGTCGAAAACGCCCGCGTCTTCATTTTCGACGGCGCGCTGCCTTTCGAGCCGCGCTGGTTCGAACGCGGCGTGTTGCACGTGCTGGACGGCGCGGGCGCGGGCCTGTCGGGCGCGATCAAGCGCGACCGGCTGGACGATCAGGGCCGCCGCCGGGTCGAGCTGTGGGACAGCCTGCGCGCAGATTTGGGGCCGGGTGTGACGGTGCGGCTGACCGCCGGCTGCGACAAGCGCATGGAAACCTGCAAGCTGAAATTCGCCAACCTGCTGAATTTTCGTGGCTTTCCCGATATTCCCGGCGATGACTGGATGGCGGCCCACCCGGCGCGCAAATCGCAAAAGACCGGCGGGTCGCTCAGATGA
- a CDS encoding rcc01693 family protein: protein MTPRAGFDWPALMRAGIHGLGLRPAEFWALTPAELLLMLGEGTGAAPMRRDTLDALLARFPDQPTREEKADGRHG from the coding sequence ATGACGCCGCGGGCCGGGTTCGACTGGCCCGCGCTGATGCGGGCGGGCATCCACGGCCTCGGCCTGCGCCCGGCCGAGTTCTGGGCGCTGACCCCGGCCGAGCTGCTGCTGATGCTGGGCGAGGGAACCGGGGCCGCGCCGATGCGCCGTGACACGCTGGACGCGCTCTTGGCGCGCTTTCCCGACCAACCGACACGAGAGGAGAAGGCCGATGGCCGACATGGGTGA
- a CDS encoding gene transfer agent family protein gives MANPHAGEVALVIDGQRHVARLTLGALAELEDRLGAGSLPALVERFEGEGPRAGDVLALICAGLRGGGWQGDLRDLAHAEIEGGVIEAARVAARLLALAFRGAQ, from the coding sequence ATGGCAAACCCCCATGCAGGCGAGGTCGCGCTGGTCATCGACGGGCAGCGCCATGTCGCGCGCCTGACCCTTGGCGCACTGGCCGAGCTGGAGGATCGTCTGGGGGCCGGCAGCCTGCCGGCGCTGGTCGAACGCTTCGAGGGCGAGGGGCCGCGCGCAGGCGACGTGCTGGCGCTGATCTGCGCGGGGCTGCGCGGCGGCGGCTGGCAGGGCGATCTGCGCGATCTGGCCCATGCCGAGATCGAGGGCGGCGTGATCGAGGCCGCGCGGGTCGCCGCGCGCCTTCTGGCGCTGGCCTTTCGGGGCGCGCAATGA
- a CDS encoding DUF2460 domain-containing protein, whose protein sequence is MGFHEVRFPATLSFGSVGGPERRTEVVTLTNGFEERNTPWAQSRRRYDAGVAMRSLDDIARLIAFFEARRGQLYGFRWKDWSDFKSCLPSETPAFRDQRIGTGDGVTTTFPLSKRYASGEIAYVRPIDKPVQGTVLAGVSAEELVQGVHFTVDHATGQISFADAPEAGEEVTAGFEFDVPVRFDTDTIQASVASFQAGEALSVPVVEIRL, encoded by the coding sequence ATGGGATTTCACGAGGTTCGCTTTCCCGCCACCCTGAGCTTCGGCTCGGTCGGCGGGCCCGAGCGGCGCACCGAGGTGGTGACGCTGACCAACGGGTTCGAGGAACGCAACACGCCGTGGGCGCAATCGCGCCGCCGCTATGATGCGGGCGTGGCGATGCGCTCGCTCGATGATATCGCGCGGCTGATCGCGTTTTTCGAGGCGCGGCGCGGGCAGCTTTACGGCTTTCGGTGGAAGGACTGGTCGGATTTCAAATCCTGCCTGCCCTCGGAAACGCCCGCCTTTCGCGATCAGCGGATCGGCACGGGCGACGGGGTAACGACGACCTTTCCCCTGTCGAAACGCTATGCCTCGGGCGAGATCGCCTATGTGCGCCCCATCGACAAGCCGGTTCAGGGCACCGTTCTGGCCGGCGTTTCGGCCGAGGAACTGGTGCAGGGCGTGCATTTCACCGTCGATCATGCCACCGGGCAGATCAGCTTTGCCGACGCGCCCGAGGCGGGCGAAGAGGTGACGGCGGGGTTCGAGTTCGACGTGCCGGTGCGGTTCGACACCGACACGATCCAGGCCAGCGTCGCCTCGTTCCAGGCGGGCGAGGCGCTGAGCGTGCCGGTGGTGGAGATCCGGCTATGA
- a CDS encoding phage tail tape measure protein: MADMGDDLDGFEAQIADLETTLSGATSIAAAFQAELQGMQGAMLYTNREVQSMSRAIGGGLRRAFDGLVFDGMRLSDALRTVATSMIDAAYNTAMRPVQNAVGGVIANGINGLMTNLLPFEKGGAFSGGRVTPFARGGVVSGPTPFAMRGGTGLMGEAGPEAIMPLTRGADGRLGVQAAGGGGAVTVTMNITTPDVQGFRRSQSQIAAEMGRALARGQRNR; the protein is encoded by the coding sequence ATGGCCGACATGGGTGACGATCTCGACGGGTTCGAGGCGCAGATCGCCGATCTGGAGACGACGCTGTCTGGCGCGACCTCGATCGCGGCGGCGTTCCAGGCCGAGTTGCAGGGCATGCAGGGCGCGATGCTCTATACCAACCGCGAGGTGCAGAGCATGAGCCGCGCCATCGGCGGCGGGTTGCGGCGCGCCTTTGACGGGCTGGTCTTTGACGGGATGCGCCTGTCGGACGCGCTGCGCACGGTGGCGACCAGCATGATCGACGCCGCCTACAACACCGCGATGCGGCCGGTGCAGAACGCGGTTGGGGGCGTGATCGCCAATGGGATCAACGGATTGATGACCAACCTGCTGCCCTTCGAGAAGGGGGGCGCGTTTTCCGGCGGGCGGGTGACGCCCTTTGCCCGTGGCGGTGTGGTCAGCGGGCCGACGCCCTTTGCCATGCGCGGCGGCACCGGGTTGATGGGCGAGGCCGGCCCCGAGGCGATCATGCCGCTGACGCGCGGCGCCGACGGGCGTCTGGGCGTGCAGGCCGCCGGGGGCGGCGGGGCCGTGACGGTCACCATGAACATCACCACGCCCGATGTGCAGGGCTTCCGCCGCAGCCAGAGCCAGATCGCCGCCGAGATGGGCCGCGCGCTGGCCCGTGGTCAGCGCAACCGCTGA
- a CDS encoding phage major capsid protein: MTETEPSAPLAEVKSALAGFMNEISQFQDDMQVKLQKQEERISMLTTKTMTHARPALTAEIDTGAPHKKALSTYLRCGEDDALRGLDLEGKAMNTAVNAEGGYLVDPQTAETIQSVLQSSSSLRAIANVVAVEATSFDVLIDTTDAGAGWADETSATGETDTPQIERISIPLHELSALPKASQRLLDDAAFDIEGWLAARIADKFARAEADAFLNGDGSGKPTGLLTHPMVENGSWAWGSLGYVATGTDGDFDAANPADAIVDLVYALGARYRANASFVMNSKTAGAVRKMKDADGRFLWSDGLSQGEPARLMGYPVLIAEDMPDIATDAAAIAFGDFGAGYTIAERPDLRVLRDPFSAKPHVLFYATKRVGGDVTDFAAIKLMKFGTA, translated from the coding sequence ATGACCGAGACGGAGCCTTCGGCCCCCTTGGCTGAGGTGAAATCGGCACTTGCCGGTTTCATGAATGAAATCAGTCAATTTCAAGACGACATGCAAGTGAAGCTTCAAAAACAGGAAGAGCGGATTTCCATGCTGACCACCAAGACCATGACCCATGCCCGCCCCGCGCTGACCGCCGAGATCGACACCGGCGCGCCGCACAAGAAGGCGCTGTCGACCTATCTGCGCTGCGGCGAGGATGACGCGCTGCGCGGCCTCGACCTGGAAGGCAAGGCGATGAACACCGCCGTCAACGCCGAGGGCGGCTATCTGGTCGATCCGCAGACGGCCGAGACGATCCAGTCGGTGCTGCAATCCTCGTCCTCGCTGCGCGCCATCGCCAATGTCGTGGCCGTCGAGGCGACCAGTTTCGACGTCCTCATCGACACCACCGATGCCGGTGCCGGCTGGGCCGACGAAACCAGCGCCACGGGCGAAACCGACACGCCGCAGATCGAGCGCATCTCGATCCCGCTGCACGAATTGTCGGCCCTGCCCAAGGCCAGCCAGCGCCTGCTGGACGATGCGGCCTTCGATATCGAGGGGTGGCTGGCCGCCCGCATCGCCGACAAGTTCGCCCGCGCCGAGGCGGACGCCTTCCTCAACGGCGACGGGTCGGGCAAGCCCACGGGTCTTCTGACCCATCCGATGGTCGAGAACGGCAGCTGGGCCTGGGGCAGCCTGGGCTATGTCGCCACCGGCACCGACGGCGATTTCGATGCGGCCAACCCCGCCGATGCCATCGTCGATCTGGTCTACGCGCTCGGCGCCCGCTACCGCGCCAATGCCAGCTTCGTGATGAACTCGAAAACCGCCGGGGCGGTCCGCAAGATGAAGGATGCCGATGGCCGCTTCCTGTGGTCCGACGGCCTGAGCCAGGGTGAACCGGCCCGCCTGATGGGGTATCCGGTGCTGATCGCCGAGGACATGCCCGACATCGCCACCGACGCGGCGGCCATCGCCTTTGGCGATTTCGGCGCGGGCTACACCATCGCCGAACGTCCCGATCTGCGCGTTTTGCGTGACCCGTTCTCGGCCAAGCCGCATGTGCTGTTCTATGCCACCAAGCGCGTGGGCGGCGACGTGACCGATTTCGCGGCGATCAAGCTGATGAAGTTCGGCACCGCCTGA